The following coding sequences are from one Ficedula albicollis isolate OC2 chromosome 14, FicAlb1.5, whole genome shotgun sequence window:
- the LOC101821206 gene encoding small integral membrane protein 10-like protein 2A encodes MGDRGRRHCPWQGWESGPERSFQPYDSTTSTPRAGVTEQAGQHTWVTPSENGLNHGSALAARLSQSAAARSYGVFCKGLTRTLLIFFDLAWKLRINFPYLYIVASMMLNVRLQVHIEIH; translated from the exons ATGGGGGATAGAGGAAGGCGACactgcccgtggcaggggtgggaatcGGGGCCTgaaaggtccttccaaccctATGATTCTACAACATCCACGCCCCGTGCAGGTGTCACAGAGCAGGCCGGACAGCACACCTGGGTCACGCCCTCAGAAAATGGGTTGAATCACG ggtccgcGCTCGCTGCCAGGCTCTCCCAGTCGGCCGCGGCCAGGTCCTACGGCGTCTTCTGCAAGGGGCTCACCAGGACCCTCCTCATCTTCTTCGACCTGGCCTGGAAGCTCCGCATCAACTTCCCCTACCTCTACATCGTCGCCTCCATGATGCTCAACGTGCGGCTGCAG GTCCATATTGAGATCCATTGA
- the RAC1 gene encoding ras-related C3 botulinum toxin substrate 1 has protein sequence MVDGKPVNLGLWDTAGQEDYDRLRPLSYPQTDVFLICFSLVSPASFENVRAKWYPEVRHHCPNTPIILVGTKLDLRDDKDTIEKLKEKKLTPITYPQGLAMAKEIGAVKYLECSALTQRGLKTVFDEAIRAVLCPPPVKKRKRKCLLL, from the exons ATGGTTGATGGAAAACCGGTCAACCTGGGTTTGTGGGACACAGCTGGTCAAGAGGACTATGACAGACTACGTCCACTCTCCTACCCGCAAACA GATGTCTTCTTAATCTGCTTTTCCCTCGTGAGCCCGGCTTCCTTTGAAAATGTTCGTGCTAAG TGGTACCCTGAGGTGCGGCACCACTGTCCCAACACCCCCATCATCCTCGTGGGCACCAAACTGGACCTGCGGGATGACAAGGACACGATTgagaagctgaaggagaagAAGCTGACTCCCATCACCTACCCCCAGGGCCTTGCCATGGCAAAAGAGATCG GCGCAGTGAAATATCTCGAATGCTCGGCACTTACGCAGCGAGGCCTCAAGACAGTGTTTGATGAAGCCATCCGAGCAGTGCTGTGCCCCCCTCCTgtaaagaagaggaagagaaaatgtctGCTGCTGTAA